A stretch of the Oncorhynchus clarkii lewisi isolate Uvic-CL-2024 chromosome 9, UVic_Ocla_1.0, whole genome shotgun sequence genome encodes the following:
- the LOC139417451 gene encoding V-type proton ATPase subunit S1-like isoform X2 translates to MAAEQRRMSGRGCVATFLAVLCTFSSGKCDDQVPLMLWTSEGSGLPSQAVPAAGHIVGVTQLSSYLETALGSAPRNVLLFLQDKMSIEDFTMYGGAFGNKQDSAFPNLEGALLSSPSPLVLPTVAWQASNAVIGQLQDQLDTSPLYMDPEMLSQLRLNASTPALLVFRLPYSTGADLMSVKEVLSGNDEVIGQVMNIMKSQSVPYTAVYTAVRPSRVPSISMDMEAGVRGGRSLLQYGDRKRERERQREKERAEKKVNDRTSDRTGVYPPVEYKEGGAGCIMLWAENLTVSVLRGGRWERHDLTSLTFGEGVTPRLQGSLCNQSHSSLVLNYENILGHRSFKLVFAMSQRHYKVSARRWFTLDAVEIEYDGQKATFNGSRNVYAPAEYSYRCQSVTNFRYPLLVPRTSKDPANQWRVSFTDFQIQGFNVAGGEFSYASDCAGFFSPGIWMGLLTSLLMLMVLTYGLHMIMQLHTMDRFDDPKGPAISVPQTD, encoded by the exons ATGGCGGCTGAGCAGAGGAGGATGTCTGGTCGGGGCTGTGTGGCGACATTTCTAGCCGTGTTGTGCACCTTCTCCTCCGGGAAATGTGACGACCAGGTGCCGCTGATGCTGTGGACGAGTGAAGG GTCTGGTCTGCCGTCTCAGGCTGTTCCTGCTGCTGGTCACATAGTGGGTGTCACTCAGCTGAGCTCATACCTGGAGACCGCCCTGGGGTCCGCCCCGCGCAACGTACTGCTCTTCCTGCAGGACAAG ATGAGTATTGAGGACTTCACCATGTACGGAGGGGCATTTGGCAACAAGCAGGACAGTGCCTTCCCTAACCTAGAGGGGGCGCTCCTCTCCAGCCCTTCCCCGTTGGTCCTGCCTACCGTGGCCTGGCAAGCATCCAATGCTGTGATTGGTCAACTCCAGGACCAATTagacacctctcctctctacatgGACCCAGAGATGCTCAGCCAGCTACGACTCAATGCTTCTACCCCCGCCCTGCTGGTCTTCAGACTACCCTACAGCACCGG GGCCGATCTGATGTCCGTGAAGGAGGTTCTCAGCGGGAATG atgaggtGATTGGACAGGTGATGAACATTATGAAGAGCCAGTCTGTCCCCTACACTGCCGTCTACACTGCAGTGAGACCCTCACGG GTGCCATCTATTTCAATGGATATGGAGGCTGGTGTAAGAGGAGGGCGCTCTCTATTGCAGTacggagacagaaagagggagagagagagacagagggagaaggaaagggcAGAGAAGAAGGTCAACGACAGGacatcagacaggacaggagTCTACCCACCAGTGGAGtataag GAGGGCGGAGCCGGCTGTATCATGCTGTGGGCGGAGAACCTGACCGTGAGCGTGCTCCGTGGTGGTCGCTGGGAACGACACGACCTCACCTCTCTGACCTTTGGAGAGGGCGTGACCCCTAGGCTCCAGGGCTCCCTCTGCAACCAATCACACTCCAG tctggttCTAAACTATGAGAATATCCTGGGACATCGCTCCTTCAAACTAGT gtttGCCATGTCCCAGCGCCACTACAAGGTGTCAGCTCGCCGCTGGTTCACGCTAGACGCCGTGGAGATAGAATACGACGGTCAGAAAGCAACGTTTAACGGGAGCCGTAATGTGTACGCGCCGGCTGAGTACTCCTACCgctgtcagtcagtcactaacTTCAGATACCCCCTGCTGGTTCCGCGCACCTCCAAAGACCCTGCTAACCAGTGGAGGGTCTCCTTCACGGACTTCCAG ATCCAGGGCTTCAACGTGGCAGGGGGAGAGTTCTCCTATGCCAGTGACTGTGCAGGGTTCTTCAGTCCTGGTATCTGGATGGGACTGCTCACCAGTCTACTGATGCTCATGGTCCTGACCTACGGCCTCCATATGATCATGCAGCTACACACCATGGACCGTTTTGATGACCCCAAGGGACCTGCTATCTCCGTACCACAGACTGACTAA
- the LOC139417451 gene encoding V-type proton ATPase subunit S1-like isoform X1, which translates to MAAEQRRMSGRGCVATFLAVLCTFSSGKCDDQVPLMLWTSEGSGLPSQAVPAAGHIVGVTQLSSYLETALGSAPRNVLLFLQDKMSIEDFTMYGGAFGNKQDSAFPNLEGALLSSPSPLVLPTVAWQASNAVIGQLQDQLDTSPLYMDPEMLSQLRLNASTPALLVFRLPYSTGADLMSVKEVLSGNDEVIGQVMNIMKSQSVPYTAVYTAVRPSRQVPSISMDMEAGVRGGRSLLQYGDRKRERERQREKERAEKKVNDRTSDRTGVYPPVEYKEGGAGCIMLWAENLTVSVLRGGRWERHDLTSLTFGEGVTPRLQGSLCNQSHSSLVLNYENILGHRSFKLVFAMSQRHYKVSARRWFTLDAVEIEYDGQKATFNGSRNVYAPAEYSYRCQSVTNFRYPLLVPRTSKDPANQWRVSFTDFQIQGFNVAGGEFSYASDCAGFFSPGIWMGLLTSLLMLMVLTYGLHMIMQLHTMDRFDDPKGPAISVPQTD; encoded by the exons ATGGCGGCTGAGCAGAGGAGGATGTCTGGTCGGGGCTGTGTGGCGACATTTCTAGCCGTGTTGTGCACCTTCTCCTCCGGGAAATGTGACGACCAGGTGCCGCTGATGCTGTGGACGAGTGAAGG GTCTGGTCTGCCGTCTCAGGCTGTTCCTGCTGCTGGTCACATAGTGGGTGTCACTCAGCTGAGCTCATACCTGGAGACCGCCCTGGGGTCCGCCCCGCGCAACGTACTGCTCTTCCTGCAGGACAAG ATGAGTATTGAGGACTTCACCATGTACGGAGGGGCATTTGGCAACAAGCAGGACAGTGCCTTCCCTAACCTAGAGGGGGCGCTCCTCTCCAGCCCTTCCCCGTTGGTCCTGCCTACCGTGGCCTGGCAAGCATCCAATGCTGTGATTGGTCAACTCCAGGACCAATTagacacctctcctctctacatgGACCCAGAGATGCTCAGCCAGCTACGACTCAATGCTTCTACCCCCGCCCTGCTGGTCTTCAGACTACCCTACAGCACCGG GGCCGATCTGATGTCCGTGAAGGAGGTTCTCAGCGGGAATG atgaggtGATTGGACAGGTGATGAACATTATGAAGAGCCAGTCTGTCCCCTACACTGCCGTCTACACTGCAGTGAGACCCTCACGG cAGGTGCCATCTATTTCAATGGATATGGAGGCTGGTGTAAGAGGAGGGCGCTCTCTATTGCAGTacggagacagaaagagggagagagagagacagagggagaaggaaagggcAGAGAAGAAGGTCAACGACAGGacatcagacaggacaggagTCTACCCACCAGTGGAGtataag GAGGGCGGAGCCGGCTGTATCATGCTGTGGGCGGAGAACCTGACCGTGAGCGTGCTCCGTGGTGGTCGCTGGGAACGACACGACCTCACCTCTCTGACCTTTGGAGAGGGCGTGACCCCTAGGCTCCAGGGCTCCCTCTGCAACCAATCACACTCCAG tctggttCTAAACTATGAGAATATCCTGGGACATCGCTCCTTCAAACTAGT gtttGCCATGTCCCAGCGCCACTACAAGGTGTCAGCTCGCCGCTGGTTCACGCTAGACGCCGTGGAGATAGAATACGACGGTCAGAAAGCAACGTTTAACGGGAGCCGTAATGTGTACGCGCCGGCTGAGTACTCCTACCgctgtcagtcagtcactaacTTCAGATACCCCCTGCTGGTTCCGCGCACCTCCAAAGACCCTGCTAACCAGTGGAGGGTCTCCTTCACGGACTTCCAG ATCCAGGGCTTCAACGTGGCAGGGGGAGAGTTCTCCTATGCCAGTGACTGTGCAGGGTTCTTCAGTCCTGGTATCTGGATGGGACTGCTCACCAGTCTACTGATGCTCATGGTCCTGACCTACGGCCTCCATATGATCATGCAGCTACACACCATGGACCGTTTTGATGACCCCAAGGGACCTGCTATCTCCGTACCACAGACTGACTAA